A stretch of Henckelia pumila isolate YLH828 chromosome 4, ASM3356847v2, whole genome shotgun sequence DNA encodes these proteins:
- the LOC140861425 gene encoding uncharacterized protein: protein MKIRPLEFKIGEKAYVKVSPMKGVVRFIKVGKLNPRYVEPFKILEKVGTLAYGLALPPSMSGIHDVFHVSQLRKYISDSNHVLNVEPLLIDGNLTEKLKYEEVPIRIVDTMDQVLRQRTIPYVKVQWLNHTEKEATWELKENIQIKYPYLFEYQVNSSFDDETSYKEGRM, encoded by the coding sequence ATGAAAATAAGACCTCTGGAATTCAAGATTGGTGAGAAGGCATATGTAAAAGTATCACCAATGAAAGGAGTCGTCCGATTCATCAAAGTTGGAAAACTGAACCCTAGATATGTCGAACCTTTCAAAATATTGGAGAAGGTGGGTACGCTTGCTTAtggactagcattgccaccaaGTATGTCAGGAattcatgatgtgttccatgtCTCGCAACTTAGAAAATATATTTCAGATTCAAATCATGTCCTTAATGTTGAACCACTCTTGATTGACGGGAATCTGACTGAGAAACTAAAGTATGAGGAAGTCCCGATACGAATAGTGGATACCATGGATCAAGTCCTTAGGCAAAGGACCATTCCTTATGTCAAAGTGCAATGGTTAAATCACACTGAAAaagaagctacatgggaatTGAAAGAGAATATACAGATTAAGTATCCCTATCTCTTCGAATATCAAGTTAACTCAAGTTTCGATGACGAAACATCTTATAAGGAGGGAAGGATGTGA